The Plectropomus leopardus isolate mb chromosome 2, YSFRI_Pleo_2.0, whole genome shotgun sequence genome has a window encoding:
- the LOC121953082 gene encoding nuclear receptor subfamily 1 group D member 1-like: protein MENSPGGGVILYAGSSGSASPSPGSPSSGYQTQSPSSHSQPSSPEGVSFQEIGPLKQRGERRRRTPSPKLVFQFPEVNNAPVAQITTVSSATYSHPTVAKRPCGFTGTFTKTGGMVLLCKVCGDIASGFHYGVHACEGCKGFFRRSIQQNIHYKMCVKNENCLIMRMNRNRCQHCRFKKCLSVGMSRDAVRFGRIPKREKQRLLDEMQSYMNSLNESASMEMEVSPPPDAPCSPQNQTSEGAGSISQCYRSNVTNRDEKPLKMAAGNSNIGTSPSFQNNSAQEPSLSHSATQTHHTANGEQPSYHDPSNCPVSSTNNENSTITDNAKYTFPSNQNQCPVTGRLSSQSYPANQNSYPAGNSQNQGPCPWKLNGGAKVLACPLNSCPVAPASRSSQEVWESFSQCFTPAVKEVVEFAKSIPGFQSLSQHDQVMLLKSGTFQVLMVRFCSLFDPKERTVTFLNGQTYSLASLRALGMGSLLDAMFEFSEKLGSLGLEPDEMALFMAVVLVSADRSGIVEVGAVEQLQENLIRALRSLITSRRPDDSTLFPKLLLRLPDLRTLNNHHSDKLLAFRIDP, encoded by the exons ATGGAAAACAGTCCCGGTG GTGGTGTTATCCTGTACGCCGGCTCGTCCGGCAGTGCCAGCCCGAGTCCTGGAAGCCCTTCAAGTGGATACCAGACTCAGTCGCCCTCCTCCCACTCGCAGCCCTCATCCCCAGAGGGTGTCTCCTTTCAGGAGATTGGGCCCCTGAAGCAGAGAGGGGAACGGAGGAGAAGGACTCCTTCCCCGAAATTGGTCTTCCAGTTTCCAGAAGTAAACAATGCTCCCGTCGCCCAGATAACCACGGTATCATCGGCGACCTACAGCCATCCCACTGTGGCCAAAAGACCTTGTGGTTTCACTGGCACGTTCACCA AGACTGGAGGTATGGTGCTTCTGTGTAAGGTGTGCGGAGACATTGCGTCCGGGTTCCATTATGGCGTGCACGCCTGCGAAGGCTGCAAG GGTTTCTTCAGACGCAGCATTCAGCAGAACATCCACTAcaagatgtgtgtgaagaatGAGAACTGTCTCATCATGCGCATGAACAGAAACCGGTGCCAGCACTGCCGCTTCAAGAAGTGTCTCTCCGTGGGCATGTCCAGAGATG CTGTGCGTTTTGGGCGTATTCCCAAACGGGAGAAGCAGAGACTCTTGGACGAGATGCAGAGCTACATGAACAGTCTCAACGAATCAGCTTCCATGGAGATGGAGGTGTCGCCTCCTCCTGATGCCCCCTGCAGTCCGCAGAACCAGACGAGTGAAGGAGCGGGCTCCATATCACAGTGTTACCGCAGCAACGTAACAAACAGAGACGAGAAACCACTCAAGATGGCTGCCGGGAACAGCAACATCGGCACTTCTCCCTCCTTCCAGAACAACTCGGCGCAGGAACCTTCCCTGTCGCACTCAGCAACCCAGACTCACCACACGGCTAACGGGGAGCAGCCGAGCTACCACGACCCCTCAAACTGCCCCGTTTCCTCCACCAACAATGAAAACTCCACCATCACTGACAACGCTAAGTACACCTTCCCCTCCAATCAGAACCAGTGCCCCGTCACTGGCCGCCTCTCGTCACAGTCCTACCCAGCCAATCAGAACAGTTACCCAGCCGGTAATTCCCAGAACCAAGGTCCCTGCCCCTGGAAGCTAAACGGAGGAGCCAAAGTGCTG GCATGTCCACTCAATTCATGTCCCGTGGCTCCGGCCAGTCGCTCCAGTCAGGAGGTATGGGAGTCTTTCTCCCAGTGCTTCACCCCGGCCGTTAAAGAAGTAGTGGAGTTCGCAAAGAGCATCCCTGGCTTCCAGTCTCTCAGTCAGCACGATCAGGTCATGCTGCTCAAGTCCGGAACTTTCCAG GTTCTGATGGTGAGATTCTGCTCGCTGTTTGACCCCAAGGAGAGGACGGTGACCTTTCTCAACGGGCAGACATACTCGCTGGCATCACTAAGGGCTCTTGGCATGGGCTCCTTACTGGACGCCATGTTTGAATTCAGCGAGAAGCTCGGATCTTTGGGTCTGGAGCCGGACGAGATGGCTCTCTTCATGGCTGTTGTGCTGGTTTCTGCTG ATCGCTCTGGTATAGTGGAGGTTGGAGCAGTGGAGCAACTGCAGGAGAACCTAATAAGAGCCCTGCGCTCCCTCATCACCAGTCGGCGTCCGGATGATAGCACCCTCTTCCCAAAGCTGCTGCTACGTCTGCCGGACCTGCGTACCCTGAACAACCACCACTCTGACAAGCTCTTAGCCTTCCGCATTGATCCTTGA